From a single Hymenobacter sp. YIM 151500-1 genomic region:
- a CDS encoding GNAT family N-acetyltransferase — MPAARILDYQPSHQPAFRALNQAWITQYFEMEKPDYDMLDQPERHILEPGGAILMAEYEGELVGTCALIREEEGVFELAKMAVAPAAQGLGIGWALGQAALAKARQLGARQVELLSNSRLKPALALYRKLGFRAVPVPPGPYQRADVKMVLDL; from the coding sequence ATGCCCGCCGCCCGCATCCTCGACTACCAGCCCAGCCACCAACCGGCCTTTCGCGCCCTCAATCAGGCCTGGATAACCCAGTATTTTGAAATGGAAAAGCCGGATTATGACATGCTCGACCAGCCGGAGCGGCACATTCTGGAGCCCGGCGGTGCTATTCTCATGGCTGAGTATGAGGGTGAGCTGGTGGGCACGTGTGCATTGATTCGGGAAGAAGAAGGCGTGTTTGAGCTAGCCAAAATGGCTGTGGCACCCGCTGCGCAAGGCCTGGGCATTGGCTGGGCACTGGGGCAGGCGGCCCTGGCCAAAGCCCGGCAGCTGGGCGCCCGCCAGGTAGAGCTGCTGTCAAATTCCCGGCTGAAGCCCGCCCTGGCGTTGTACCGCAAGCTCGGCTTCCGCGCGGTGCCGGTGCCCCCCGGCCCCTACCAGCGCGCCGACGTCAAGATGGTGCTGGACCTGTAG
- a CDS encoding SRPBCC family protein, which yields MHFLLQTRVAAPPAQVWRGFTRELFLALAPPFPPFRLLRFDGCHRGDEVHLELGAGPVRRRWTALITDHGQLPDGTCYFVDEGQELPPPLRFWRHRHLMQPAPGGGTLIVEDLEYRTRFRWLDGLLYPLVWVQFAWRRPIYRRWFGQPVARATGPAPS from the coding sequence ATGCACTTTCTTCTCCAAACCCGCGTAGCTGCCCCTCCGGCCCAGGTGTGGCGGGGCTTCACGCGGGAGCTGTTCCTGGCCCTGGCGCCACCGTTTCCGCCGTTTCGGCTGCTGCGCTTCGACGGCTGCCACCGCGGCGACGAGGTGCACCTGGAGCTGGGCGCGGGCCCGGTGCGCCGGCGCTGGACCGCCCTGATTACCGACCATGGCCAGCTACCCGACGGCACCTGCTACTTCGTGGATGAGGGCCAGGAGCTGCCGCCGCCCCTGCGCTTCTGGCGCCACCGCCACCTCATGCAGCCCGCGCCCGGCGGGGGCACGCTCATCGTCGAAGACCTGGAGTACCGCACCCGCTTCCGGTGGCTCGACGGGCTGCTGTATCCGCTGGTGTGGGTGCAGTTTGCCTGGCGCCGGCCCATCTACCGGCGGTGGTTCGGGCAACCCGTAGCACGGGCTACAGGTCCAGCACCATCTTGA
- a CDS encoding S8 family serine peptidase, whose translation MKQTLSQLSTSLKTAWSAFVLLVCLGHYGQAQVAEPVLPPDPGQRTARLAARPQTQKATGKVSAELLELSQQAQAGTSRRGAAFKPANPYLQVRNGSVVVNITAQGDAQQLANELKGSVGLTNAAVAQQLISGSVPISNLRKLGAHRQVRFVRAAYKPRLKVGRVTSQGDKAQRSDVARQVAGVSGLGVKVGVLSDSYNRLNGAAAGIASGDLPGPGNPTGRTKPVQVLQELPAEDEDFIDEGRAMLEIVHDVAPDAELAFHTAFEGGEANFAQAILNLADAGCQVIVDDILFVDEPYFSDGVSAKAIDQVKSKGVSFFTAVGNFGRDSYESPFRASAFEPLGPGTGTAHNFSAPGQRPRYYQPVIIPKGGVFAVPFQWDDAFFSVTGDTTKQARTDLDIYLLNDSLRVVAASATNNLASGDPIEFLVYANTDRTNQNEVFYVVITKSAGPDPNRVKYIQFGTAAFPRRTSPPVPGIFAGTAFGHVTAAGAISVGAAFYQDTPPFGTTPPVHESFSSYSRIPIYFDANGNRFPRPVVRLKPEITAPDGANTTFFPPVQVAPLADSDVEGDGFPNFFGTSASAPHAAGVAALMIEAFRNPLPPDLVKLAMTSTALDMDDEFTNDSTYDVGPNADPAGDVFDQGFDFTTGYGLLQADRAVRKVTFRPPFVIDLRFSPVCSANPAAERRWRILNYNPFRVKVRWTVSGTTQQGVLVVPPGESFFSTAAVSGPNTVTIAWTGANDRPQTSTRTSTGTQCNPGTLAAKGSLPDEEQPAEPAIVTTYPNPFRQELNVLLSGGDHSPASVKLYNATGELVYDQALPDGTAGKLDLSRLPAGLYLAHIKQGQFPVKVLKLVKE comes from the coding sequence ATGAAACAAACCCTTTCCCAGCTCTCCACCAGCCTCAAAACTGCCTGGAGTGCCTTCGTGCTGCTGGTATGCCTGGGCCACTACGGGCAGGCCCAGGTGGCCGAGCCAGTCCTGCCGCCCGACCCCGGCCAGCGCACTGCCCGCCTAGCGGCCCGGCCCCAGACTCAGAAAGCCACCGGCAAAGTCAGCGCCGAGCTGCTGGAGCTGAGCCAGCAGGCGCAGGCTGGCACCAGCCGCCGCGGCGCGGCCTTCAAACCCGCCAATCCGTACCTGCAAGTGCGCAACGGCTCGGTAGTGGTGAACATTACGGCCCAGGGCGACGCCCAGCAGCTGGCAAATGAGCTGAAAGGCAGCGTGGGCCTGACCAACGCCGCCGTGGCCCAGCAGCTGATTTCGGGCTCAGTGCCCATCAGCAACCTGCGCAAGCTGGGGGCCCACCGCCAGGTGCGCTTCGTGCGGGCCGCCTACAAGCCCCGGCTCAAAGTGGGCAGGGTGACCAGCCAGGGCGACAAGGCCCAACGCTCGGACGTGGCCCGGCAGGTGGCCGGCGTAAGCGGCCTGGGCGTGAAAGTGGGCGTGCTGTCCGACAGCTACAATCGGCTGAATGGGGCTGCCGCCGGCATTGCCTCCGGCGACCTGCCCGGTCCCGGTAACCCCACCGGCCGCACCAAGCCCGTGCAAGTGCTGCAAGAGCTGCCCGCCGAAGATGAAGACTTCATCGACGAGGGCCGGGCCATGCTCGAAATCGTTCACGACGTGGCACCCGACGCCGAGCTGGCCTTTCATACGGCCTTTGAGGGCGGCGAGGCCAACTTTGCCCAGGCCATTCTGAACCTGGCCGATGCCGGCTGCCAGGTCATTGTCGATGACATTCTTTTTGTTGACGAACCGTACTTCTCCGACGGGGTAAGTGCCAAGGCCATCGACCAGGTGAAAAGCAAGGGCGTAAGCTTCTTCACGGCGGTGGGCAATTTTGGCCGGGATTCGTACGAGAGTCCATTTCGGGCTTCTGCTTTCGAGCCACTGGGGCCGGGCACGGGAACGGCCCACAACTTCAGCGCGCCAGGCCAGCGGCCCCGCTACTACCAGCCGGTTATCATTCCGAAGGGCGGGGTGTTTGCCGTGCCGTTTCAGTGGGATGATGCCTTCTTCTCCGTCACGGGCGACACCACCAAGCAGGCCCGCACCGACCTGGACATCTACCTGCTCAACGACTCGCTGCGGGTAGTAGCAGCCAGCGCCACCAACAATCTGGCCAGCGGCGACCCTATCGAGTTTTTGGTGTACGCAAACACCGACAGGACCAATCAGAACGAGGTGTTCTACGTGGTTATCACCAAGTCTGCGGGCCCCGACCCCAACCGCGTGAAGTACATCCAGTTTGGCACCGCGGCTTTCCCGCGCCGCACCAGCCCGCCGGTGCCGGGCATCTTTGCCGGCACGGCATTCGGGCACGTAACGGCGGCCGGGGCTATTTCGGTAGGCGCGGCTTTCTACCAGGACACGCCGCCGTTTGGGACGACCCCGCCGGTACACGAAAGCTTCTCTTCTTACAGCCGAATCCCGATCTACTTCGACGCCAACGGCAACCGGTTCCCGCGCCCGGTAGTGCGCCTAAAGCCCGAGATTACGGCTCCTGATGGGGCCAACACCACCTTTTTCCCACCCGTGCAAGTTGCGCCTCTCGCCGACAGCGACGTGGAGGGCGACGGGTTCCCGAACTTCTTCGGCACCTCGGCCTCGGCCCCGCACGCGGCGGGCGTGGCCGCCCTGATGATAGAGGCTTTCCGCAACCCTTTGCCGCCCGATCTGGTGAAGCTGGCCATGACCAGCACGGCCCTGGACATGGACGACGAGTTTACCAACGACTCCACTTACGACGTAGGGCCTAATGCCGACCCCGCCGGCGACGTCTTCGACCAGGGCTTCGACTTCACCACCGGCTACGGCCTGCTCCAGGCCGACCGCGCCGTGCGGAAAGTCACCTTCCGGCCGCCGTTCGTTATCGACCTGCGCTTTTCGCCGGTGTGCTCGGCTAATCCGGCCGCGGAGCGGCGCTGGCGCATTCTCAACTACAACCCGTTCCGGGTGAAGGTGCGGTGGACCGTGAGCGGCACCACTCAGCAGGGCGTGCTGGTAGTGCCGCCCGGCGAGAGTTTCTTCTCCACGGCCGCCGTCAGTGGCCCGAACACCGTGACGATTGCCTGGACCGGAGCCAACGACCGGCCGCAGACCAGCACCCGCACCTCCACGGGCACCCAGTGCAACCCCGGCACCCTGGCCGCCAAAGGCTCCTTGCCGGACGAGGAGCAGCCCGCCGAGCCAGCCATCGTCACGACCTACCCCAACCCGTTCCGCCAGGAGCTGAACGTGCTGCTATCGGGCGGCGACCATAGCCCGGCCTCGGTGAAGCTCTACAACGCCACCGGCGAGCTGGTGTACGACCAGGCCTTGCCCGACGGCACAGCCGGTAAGCTGGATTTGTCGCGCCTGCCCGCCGGGCTCTACCTGGCCCACATCAAGCAGGGCCAGTTTCCGGTTAAGGTGCTGAAGCTTGTGAAGGAATAA
- a CDS encoding SNF2-related protein, translating into MKVSTSQPFQIVYSLLEHEYLGYLFESYVVQRNPRGQLTLQHQTVSAKNAPEFADGLDEVDFELVALTDQIQQDAVIKEFWPKKTTPADFFLRIYDPTKGDKALQEAIGQYVQERMGQILERLAGKCVFIMGKDGEPTWREIGVAPERASVLFHFRRNEDSTHYFPTIQYQGQKLEFQYKNAVIVCEQPAWLLVGDTLHNFQNDVDGRKLKPFLNKKFIVIPRQVEDSYFQRFVAPLVESFDVHARGFDIRSERYVARPQLTFSDAPGATVVAAGAGRPAPAPARRGSPAAVAATAEAPVSDHIHFDLSFRYGDHTVHTAHDKRVCVKLEKQEDTYIFHRLIRNLDREQEIIAELRDRALEVRNGRAVLEKATAFRWLHHHAEELARLGFTVQQGPTSGKDYFIGAVTVQVGITETNDWFDVHGTVRFGEFEVPFIKLRPYILNKRPEYRLPNGQIAIIPEEWFTQYLELFAFSEEHHQSLTLRKHHLALVSDLQSGNLATVTMSRKLEKLREFEAVEDRPLPAGFRGELRPYQKAGYNWLHFVQQYGFGGCLADDMGLGKAQPLHARILTPTGWTTMGQVQVGDEVINSQGSRSRVTGVFPQGEKEIFRVTFTDGATADCCAEHLWAVQSPVQKYRGQGYQVKELGALRHDLHDRHGNTKWFVPLVQPVAFAAQPVPVDAYLLGLLLGDGCFRRNSIGLSTADREIVNYATAALPDGLLLRHVPGSYEYNVVKAAGWANALMQHIKALGLKDKASRDKFIPEAYLFNDAATRLALLQGLMDSDGYVSRSGDVCQFTSVSAALVEGVTFLVQSLGGTVRQSSKVPRFMHQGETRQGQRAFTLTLSLPPHVQPFRLGRKAALYRPKTKYQPYRGIKAVDYLGTMPAQCISVDAPDRLYVTDNFVLTHNTIQTLAMLLHRKETGAAQEAASLLVMPTSLVYNWMAEAFKFTPSLRLLIYTGTYRDKNVEQFAGYDVVLTSYGIVRLDIELLKTYQFDYVILDESQAIKNPGSTTSQAVRGLHSRHRLILTGTPVENSTMDLWSQMSFINPGLLGSQSFFRKEFLKPIEKGKDEAKTRRLHTLIKPFILRRHKAQVARELPEKIENLSYCPMTEEQQQCYEETKSYYRNKILQSIEEHGTASTQFMLLQGLTKLRQIANHPRMADEEYAHESGKLREVVRMIKSVVSEGHKVLVFSQFVKHLDIVRASLDERHISYAYLDGNTRDRHKEVARFQETEDLRVFLISLKAGGVGLNLTAADYVFILDPWWNPAVEAQAVDRAHRIGQQRTVFTYKFITRGTVEEKILALQNRKIQLVSDLITTDEAIIKSLTKEDIEELLG; encoded by the coding sequence ATGAAGGTTTCCACTTCTCAGCCTTTTCAGATTGTTTATTCGCTTCTAGAGCATGAATACCTGGGCTATCTGTTTGAATCGTACGTGGTGCAGCGCAACCCGCGGGGGCAGCTGACCCTGCAACACCAGACCGTATCGGCCAAAAATGCTCCGGAGTTTGCGGATGGGCTGGACGAAGTGGACTTTGAGCTAGTGGCTCTCACCGACCAGATTCAGCAGGACGCAGTGATAAAGGAATTTTGGCCCAAGAAAACCACGCCGGCCGACTTCTTCCTGCGCATTTATGACCCCACCAAGGGCGACAAAGCCTTGCAGGAAGCCATTGGGCAGTACGTGCAGGAGCGCATGGGGCAGATTCTGGAGCGGCTGGCGGGCAAGTGCGTGTTTATCATGGGCAAGGACGGGGAGCCCACCTGGCGCGAGATTGGCGTGGCGCCGGAGCGGGCCTCGGTGCTGTTTCACTTCCGCCGCAATGAGGACAGCACCCACTACTTCCCCACCATCCAGTACCAGGGGCAGAAGCTGGAGTTTCAGTATAAAAACGCTGTAATTGTGTGCGAGCAGCCGGCCTGGCTGCTGGTGGGCGACACCCTGCACAACTTCCAGAATGACGTGGACGGCCGGAAGCTGAAGCCCTTCCTCAACAAGAAGTTTATTGTGATTCCGCGGCAGGTGGAGGACAGCTACTTCCAGCGGTTTGTGGCCCCACTGGTGGAGTCGTTCGACGTGCACGCCCGCGGCTTCGATATCCGTTCGGAGCGGTACGTGGCCCGGCCCCAGCTCACGTTTTCGGATGCGCCGGGCGCTACGGTGGTAGCCGCTGGCGCTGGCCGCCCGGCTCCGGCCCCCGCCCGGCGGGGTAGCCCGGCTGCCGTCGCTGCCACGGCCGAGGCCCCGGTGTCCGACCACATCCACTTCGACCTAAGCTTCCGCTACGGCGACCATACCGTGCACACGGCCCACGACAAGCGCGTGTGCGTGAAGCTGGAAAAGCAGGAAGACACCTATATCTTCCACCGCCTCATCCGCAACCTCGACCGGGAGCAGGAAATCATTGCCGAGCTGCGCGACCGAGCCCTGGAGGTGCGCAACGGCCGGGCCGTGCTGGAAAAAGCCACCGCCTTCCGCTGGCTCCACCACCACGCCGAGGAGCTGGCCCGCCTGGGCTTTACGGTGCAGCAGGGTCCTACCTCGGGCAAGGACTACTTCATCGGAGCCGTGACGGTGCAGGTAGGCATCACGGAAACCAACGACTGGTTTGACGTGCACGGCACGGTGCGCTTCGGCGAGTTTGAGGTGCCCTTCATCAAGCTGCGGCCCTACATCCTGAACAAGCGCCCCGAATACCGCCTGCCCAACGGGCAGATTGCCATCATTCCGGAAGAGTGGTTTACGCAATACCTGGAGCTGTTTGCCTTCTCGGAGGAGCACCACCAGTCCCTGACGCTGCGCAAGCATCACCTGGCCCTGGTATCAGACTTGCAGAGCGGCAACCTGGCCACGGTTACGATGAGCCGGAAACTGGAAAAGCTGCGCGAGTTTGAGGCCGTGGAAGACCGTCCCCTGCCCGCGGGCTTCCGCGGGGAGTTGCGCCCTTACCAAAAGGCAGGCTACAATTGGCTTCATTTCGTGCAGCAGTACGGTTTTGGCGGCTGCCTGGCCGACGACATGGGCCTGGGCAAAGCGCAGCCGCTGCACGCCCGCATTCTGACGCCAACCGGGTGGACCACGATGGGGCAGGTGCAGGTGGGCGATGAGGTTATCAACTCGCAGGGTAGCCGTTCGCGCGTCACGGGCGTGTTTCCGCAGGGTGAAAAGGAAATCTTTCGCGTTACGTTCACCGACGGAGCCACGGCCGACTGCTGCGCCGAGCACCTGTGGGCCGTGCAAAGCCCCGTGCAGAAGTACCGGGGGCAAGGCTACCAGGTAAAGGAGCTGGGGGCCCTGCGCCACGACCTGCACGACCGGCACGGCAACACGAAGTGGTTTGTTCCGCTGGTGCAGCCAGTAGCATTTGCAGCGCAACCCGTGCCCGTCGATGCCTACCTGCTGGGCTTGTTGCTCGGCGACGGATGCTTCCGCCGCAACAGTATCGGGCTGAGCACAGCCGATAGAGAAATCGTGAACTACGCCACTGCGGCCCTACCGGACGGCCTGCTGCTTAGGCATGTGCCAGGCTCGTACGAATACAATGTTGTGAAAGCCGCGGGCTGGGCCAATGCGCTGATGCAACACATCAAAGCGCTGGGCCTGAAGGACAAAGCTTCCCGTGATAAGTTTATTCCGGAAGCCTACCTCTTCAACGACGCGGCCACCCGCTTGGCCCTGCTCCAGGGGCTGATGGATTCGGATGGCTACGTATCCCGCTCGGGCGACGTGTGCCAGTTTACTTCCGTATCGGCGGCGCTGGTGGAGGGGGTCACGTTTCTGGTGCAGTCGCTGGGCGGCACCGTGCGGCAGTCGAGCAAGGTGCCGCGCTTCATGCATCAGGGCGAGACCCGACAGGGACAGCGCGCGTTTACTCTCACCCTGAGCTTACCGCCGCACGTGCAGCCCTTCCGGCTGGGCCGCAAGGCGGCCTTATACCGGCCCAAAACCAAGTACCAGCCCTACCGCGGCATCAAGGCCGTCGACTACCTGGGTACCATGCCCGCGCAGTGCATCAGCGTGGATGCGCCCGACCGGCTATACGTCACCGACAATTTCGTGCTGACGCACAACACCATCCAGACCCTGGCCATGCTCCTGCACCGCAAGGAAACCGGCGCCGCTCAGGAAGCAGCGTCCCTGCTGGTCATGCCTACTTCGCTGGTCTACAACTGGATGGCTGAGGCCTTCAAGTTCACGCCCAGCCTGCGCCTGCTCATCTACACCGGCACCTACCGCGACAAAAACGTGGAGCAGTTTGCCGGCTACGACGTGGTGCTGACCTCCTACGGCATTGTGCGCCTGGACATTGAGCTGCTGAAAACTTACCAGTTCGACTACGTGATTCTGGACGAGTCGCAGGCCATCAAGAACCCCGGCTCCACCACCTCCCAGGCCGTGCGGGGGCTGCACTCCCGCCACCGCCTCATCCTGACGGGCACGCCGGTCGAGAACAGCACCATGGACCTCTGGTCGCAGATGTCGTTTATCAACCCTGGCTTGCTGGGCAGTCAGTCGTTTTTCCGCAAGGAGTTCTTGAAGCCCATCGAGAAAGGCAAGGACGAGGCCAAGACCCGGCGCCTGCACACGCTCATCAAGCCCTTCATCCTGCGGCGGCACAAAGCCCAGGTGGCACGGGAGCTGCCCGAGAAGATTGAAAACCTGAGCTACTGCCCCATGACCGAGGAGCAGCAGCAGTGCTACGAGGAAACCAAGAGCTACTACCGCAACAAGATCCTGCAAAGCATCGAGGAGCACGGCACGGCCAGCACCCAGTTTATGCTGCTCCAGGGCCTGACCAAGCTGCGCCAGATTGCCAACCACCCCCGCATGGCCGACGAGGAGTACGCCCACGAGTCGGGCAAGCTGCGCGAGGTGGTGCGCATGATAAAGAGCGTGGTGTCGGAAGGCCACAAGGTACTGGTGTTTAGTCAGTTCGTGAAACACCTCGACATCGTGCGGGCCTCCCTGGATGAGCGCCACATCAGCTACGCCTACCTCGACGGCAACACGCGGGACCGGCACAAGGAAGTGGCCCGCTTCCAGGAAACCGAGGACCTGCGCGTGTTCCTCATCAGCCTGAAAGCCGGGGGCGTGGGCCTCAACCTCACCGCCGCCGACTACGTGTTCATCCTCGACCCCTGGTGGAACCCCGCCGTGGAAGCCCAGGCCGTGGACCGGGCCCACCGCATCGGGCAGCAGCGCACGGTGTTTACCTACAAGTTCATTACCCGCGGCACCGTGGAAGAGAAAATCCTGGCCCTGCAAAACCGCAAAATCCAGCTCGTTTCGGACCTGATTACCACCGACGAGGCCATCATCAAGAGCCTCACCAAGGAGGATATTGAGGAGCTGCTGGGATGA
- a CDS encoding FtsX-like permease family protein — protein MNVPLLIARRYFLSKKKRNIISIISNISMIGVAVGTMALIIVLSVFNGLEDLVRSLYGKSDPDLLITAVQGKSFVAEPQFLARLKGTPGVSLVTEVIEDNALLQYRDRQMVVKMKGVSDNYHHQSNIDSAIVEGEHRLRREGLDYALLGAGVQHELSIALNNRFSPMRLLYPRNTGRKTLSMNPETAFNEQPILAGGVFLIEQHIDDSYIYVPLEFAQELLRYGRRRTALEVKVAPGQPIADVKQALKQRLGSGFRVLDSDEQHVSLLKAIKVEKMFVFITFAFILLIASLNIFFSLSMLVIDKRKDVAVLMAMGAGSRTIRNIFLLEGAIVAQVGAITGLVLGVGICWLQQTFHIVSMGMATSVVDSYPVKMQLSDIVLTGIAIIIITIVVSIRPALNAARLDLRENL, from the coding sequence GTGAACGTACCTCTGCTCATTGCCCGGCGTTATTTTCTCTCGAAGAAGAAGCGCAACATCATCAGCATCATCTCCAACATCTCCATGATTGGCGTGGCGGTGGGGACGATGGCGCTCATCATTGTGCTGTCCGTGTTCAACGGGCTGGAGGACCTGGTGCGCAGCCTCTACGGCAAGTCGGACCCCGACTTGCTGATTACCGCCGTGCAGGGCAAGTCGTTTGTGGCAGAGCCGCAGTTTCTGGCCCGCCTCAAAGGCACGCCGGGCGTGAGCCTGGTTACCGAGGTTATCGAGGACAACGCCCTGCTGCAGTACCGCGACCGGCAAATGGTGGTGAAGATGAAGGGCGTCTCGGACAACTACCACCACCAGAGCAACATCGACTCGGCCATTGTGGAGGGCGAGCACCGCCTGCGCCGGGAGGGCCTCGACTACGCCCTGCTGGGGGCCGGCGTGCAGCACGAGCTGAGCATTGCCCTCAACAACCGCTTCTCGCCCATGCGCCTGCTCTACCCGCGCAACACGGGCCGCAAAACCCTGTCGATGAATCCCGAAACGGCCTTCAACGAGCAGCCGATTCTGGCCGGGGGCGTCTTCCTGATTGAGCAGCACATCGACGACAGCTACATCTACGTGCCCCTGGAGTTTGCCCAGGAGCTGCTGCGCTACGGCCGCCGCCGCACGGCCCTGGAGGTGAAAGTGGCGCCCGGCCAGCCCATTGCCGACGTGAAGCAGGCCCTGAAGCAGCGCCTCGGCAGCGGCTTCCGGGTGCTCGACTCCGATGAGCAGCACGTGAGCCTGCTCAAGGCCATCAAGGTGGAGAAGATGTTTGTGTTCATCACTTTCGCCTTTATTCTGCTGATTGCCTCGCTCAACATCTTCTTTTCCCTGTCGATGCTGGTCATTGACAAACGCAAGGACGTGGCTGTGCTCATGGCCATGGGTGCCGGCTCGCGCACTATCCGCAACATCTTCCTGCTGGAGGGCGCCATTGTAGCCCAGGTAGGCGCCATTACGGGCCTGGTGTTGGGCGTGGGCATCTGCTGGCTCCAGCAAACCTTCCACATTGTGAGCATGGGCATGGCTACCAGCGTCGTCGACTCCTACCCCGTGAAGATGCAGCTCTCCGACATCGTACTGACCGGCATTGCCATCATCATCATCACCATTGTGGTGTCCATCCGGCCCGCCCTGAACGCCGCCCGCCTCGACCTGCGCGAAAACCTGTAA
- a CDS encoding class I SAM-dependent methyltransferase produces the protein MYYDPIKKSLGEVFNRTPLLRRLFYHLLDLLLLRTWHVHRELRQWAQGRTDEALNVLDAGSGYGQYTYWLSGLSRRWTILAVDVKDEQVADSNRFFRQIGRTNAQFAVQDLVLYQQPNTFDLALSVDVMEHILEDVEVFRNIHASLKDGGMLLISTPSDQGGSDVHADGETSFIEEHVRDGYNIHEIQQKLRTAGFERIEARYSYGEPGQVSWRLSMKYPILLLGYSRWFFLLLPFYYLLTFPFCLILNWFDTNRRHESGTGLIVKAWK, from the coding sequence TTGTACTACGACCCGATTAAGAAGTCCCTTGGCGAGGTGTTCAACCGCACGCCGCTGCTGCGCCGCCTGTTTTACCACCTGCTCGACTTGCTGCTGCTGCGCACCTGGCACGTGCACCGGGAGCTGCGCCAGTGGGCTCAGGGCCGCACCGACGAAGCCCTGAACGTGCTCGACGCCGGCTCCGGCTACGGGCAGTACACCTACTGGCTGTCGGGCCTGAGCCGCAGGTGGACCATTCTGGCCGTGGATGTGAAGGACGAGCAGGTGGCCGATTCCAACCGTTTCTTCCGGCAGATTGGCCGCACCAACGCCCAGTTTGCCGTGCAAGACCTGGTGCTCTACCAGCAGCCCAACACCTTCGACCTAGCCTTGTCCGTGGACGTGATGGAGCACATCCTGGAAGACGTAGAGGTGTTCCGCAACATCCACGCCTCGCTCAAGGACGGCGGCATGTTGCTGATTTCCACGCCTTCGGACCAGGGCGGCTCCGATGTGCACGCCGACGGCGAAACCTCCTTCATTGAGGAGCACGTGCGCGACGGCTATAACATCCACGAGATTCAGCAGAAGCTGCGCACCGCGGGCTTCGAGCGGATTGAGGCCCGCTACAGCTACGGCGAGCCGGGGCAGGTGTCGTGGCGCCTGAGCATGAAGTACCCTATCCTGCTGCTCGGCTATTCGCGCTGGTTTTTTCTGCTGCTGCCGTTCTACTACTTGCTCACCTTTCCTTTCTGCCTTATCCTCAACTGGTTCGACACCAACCGGCGCCACGAGTCGGGCACGGGGCTGATTGTGAAGGCTTGGAAATAG
- a CDS encoding ribosome-binding factor A, which yields MESKRQQKVASLLQQELAAVFQRDLPHLFPGLPPGISLVRVSPDLGIARVYLSLLLAQNADDQLLLVKDNQKVVRQALAKRVRQQLRVVPELVFFLDDSAAYAAHMDKVFGDLHIPPAPPEDDAASDDASAAPKRPKLFADEDE from the coding sequence ATGGAAAGCAAACGACAGCAAAAAGTAGCCAGCCTGCTCCAGCAAGAGCTGGCCGCCGTATTTCAGCGCGACCTGCCCCACCTGTTTCCGGGCTTGCCGCCGGGCATCAGCCTGGTGCGCGTGTCGCCCGACCTGGGCATTGCCCGCGTGTACCTGAGCCTGCTGCTGGCCCAGAACGCCGATGACCAGCTGCTGCTCGTGAAAGACAATCAGAAAGTCGTCCGCCAGGCCCTGGCCAAGCGGGTGCGCCAGCAGCTGCGCGTGGTGCCCGAGCTGGTGTTCTTCCTCGACGACTCCGCCGCCTACGCCGCCCATATGGACAAAGTATTTGGCGACCTGCACATCCCGCCCGCCCCACCCGAGGACGACGCTGCCTCCGACGACGCCAGCGCCGCCCCCAAACGCCCCAAGCTCTTCGCCGACGAAGACGAATGA
- the rpiB gene encoding ribose 5-phosphate isomerase B — MENHIAIGSDHAGFAYKQMLVQWLQDNGYEVRDFGTFSADSVDYPDFVHPLATAVAAGELERGVLLCGSANGVCITANKHRGIRAAIAWEPELAALARQHNNANIVCVPARFVSEEDARAIVSQFLNTAFEGGRHQTRVAKIDC, encoded by the coding sequence ATGGAAAACCACATTGCCATCGGCTCCGACCACGCCGGGTTTGCGTACAAGCAGATGCTGGTGCAGTGGCTGCAGGATAATGGCTACGAGGTGCGCGACTTCGGCACCTTCTCCGCTGATTCAGTTGATTATCCGGACTTTGTGCACCCGCTGGCCACGGCGGTAGCGGCCGGGGAGCTGGAACGGGGCGTGCTGCTGTGCGGCTCGGCCAACGGGGTGTGCATCACGGCCAACAAGCACCGCGGCATTCGGGCGGCCATTGCCTGGGAGCCGGAGCTAGCCGCCCTGGCCCGCCAGCACAACAACGCCAACATCGTGTGCGTGCCGGCCCGCTTCGTAAGTGAGGAAGACGCCCGCGCCATCGTCAGCCAGTTCCTAAATACCGCCTTTGAAGGCGGCCGCCACCAAACCCGCGTGGCCAAGATTGACTGCTGA